A region from the Musa acuminata AAA Group cultivar baxijiao chromosome BXJ1-10, Cavendish_Baxijiao_AAA, whole genome shotgun sequence genome encodes:
- the LOC135595308 gene encoding zinc finger protein CONSTANS-LIKE 13-like, with translation MAEGNGVGRRSGCEYCGGAAATLFCRADAARLCVACDRHVHAANALSGKHVRSPICDDCGSQPAAARCVVDGRALCADCDWDSHGGGGHHDHPRVPIEGFSGCPTALELAASWGFDLSSKEASPPPTSLNPTADQLLSNWSSLDPILSVDPLFQDIYVPCAPKMPGVVKRQKNHQNLKPLFHQLVELAKTEVVASAACDLSPSTPHRTARGHEELQESQPMPYTALLMSAPTELQGSDRLVEEEVEEEDILWDCRLPHHPAQIWDFNLGRLRDQKDSFDHEIAYGTNNEAFMIKNFNDLHKENSLETTKVLEDIGDARCPSSNDDILSTNVRHRQSQTLRTISTATKRKHGSSCSPVEGPTASGNNTLTRIRPFVALSHEHESVGAKQISFREQGEPLVGNETVQETKRFDSEMLAKNRGNAMLRYREKRKTRRYDKHIRYESRKVRADTRKRVKGRFVKSTEALDVVNNG, from the exons ATGGCGGAGGGGAACGGCGTGGGGCGGCGGTCGGGGTGCGAGTACTGCGGGGGGGCGGCGGCGACCCTCTTCTGCCGCGCGGACGCAGCTCGGCTCTGCGTCGCCTGCGACCGCCACGTGCACGCGGCGAACGCGCTGTCCGGGAAGCACGTGCGGTCCCCGATCTGCGACGACTGCGGGTCCCAGCCCGCCGCCGCCCGCTGCGTCGTCGACGGCCGCGCCCTCTGCGCCGACTGCGACTGGGACTCCCACGGTGGCGGCGGCCACCATGACCACCCGAGGGTTCCCATCGAGGGCTTCTCCGGTTGCCCCACTGCCCTCGAGCTCGCCGCTTCTTGGGGCTTCGATCTCTCTTCAAAGGAGGCGAGCCCTCCTCCCACTTCTCTAAACCCGACGGCGGACCAGTTGCTGTCGAATTGGTCGTCCCTGGACCCAATCTTGTCCGTCGATCCGTTGTTCCAGGACATCTACGTGCCCTGCGCCCCCAAGATGCCTGGCGTGGTCAAGCGGCAGAAGAACCACCAAAACCTGAAGCCCCTGTTCCACCAGCTGGTGGAGCTCGCCAAGACGGAGGTGGTTGCCTCGGCGGCATGCGATCTCAGCCCGAGCACGCCGCATCGGACTGCCAGAGGCCACGAGGAGCTCCAGGAATCACAGCCGATGCCGTACACCGCCCTGCTCATGTCGGCACCGACCGAGCTTCAGGGAAGCGATCGGCTTgttgaggaggaggtggaggaggaggatatCCTGTGGGACTGCAGACTTCCGCATCATCCCGCGCAG ATATGGGATTTTAACCTTGGAAGATTGAGAGACCAGAAGGATTCTTTTGATCATGAAATTGCATATGGTACAAACAATGAGGCATTTATGATCAAGAACTTCAATGACCTTCACAAGGAAAATTCATTGGAGACCACAAAAGTATTGGAGGATATAGGTGATGCAAGATGTCCTTCCTCGAATGATGATATATTGTCGACAAATGTTCGCCACAGGCAGTCACAAACT CTGAGGACCATAAGCACCGCCACCAAAAGGAAGCACGGTTCAAGCTGTTCACCAGTTGAAGGACCAACAGCCTCTGGAAACAACACATTGACCAGGATTAGACCATTTGTTGCTTTATCACATGAGCATGAATCTGTTGGTGCCAAACAAATTTCATTCAGAGAACAAGGAGAACCGCTAGTCGGAAATGAAACGGTCCAAGAAACAAAGAGATTTGACAGCGAGATGCTAGCCAAAAACAGAGGCAACGCCATGTTGCGCTATAGGGAGAAAAGAAAAACACGCAG GTACGATAAGCACATTCGTTACGAGTCTAGGAAGGTGAGGGCTGACACGAGGAAGCGTGTAAAAGGTCGCTTCGTCAAGTCCACCGAGGCATTAGATGTTGTAAACAATGGCTGA